Proteins encoded within one genomic window of Nonomuraea gerenzanensis:
- a CDS encoding TetR/AcrR family transcriptional regulator, with protein MAPKVSTAATRAALLEAAREEFAAYGVAGARVDRIAERAGVNKERIYGHFGSKEKLFDTVITEALDDLTAQIALPGADPVEYVAKLTDYYRSHPDTVRLLMWEALNYRGQELLEGQEARVERCGRKTASLAEGLGEPGPSAATARTLFMLTGLAMFPSMMPQLGRIILRDAADDHDAIRDQIAAFVAAALK; from the coding sequence ATGGCACCCAAGGTCTCGACCGCCGCCACCCGCGCCGCCCTGCTGGAGGCCGCGCGGGAGGAGTTCGCCGCGTACGGGGTGGCGGGCGCGCGCGTGGATCGCATCGCCGAGCGCGCCGGCGTCAACAAGGAGCGCATCTACGGGCACTTCGGCAGCAAGGAGAAGCTGTTCGACACCGTCATCACCGAGGCGCTCGACGACCTGACCGCCCAGATCGCCCTGCCTGGCGCCGACCCCGTCGAGTACGTGGCCAAGCTGACCGACTACTACCGCTCGCATCCCGACACGGTGCGGCTGCTGATGTGGGAGGCGCTCAACTACCGGGGGCAGGAGCTGCTGGAGGGCCAGGAGGCCCGGGTGGAGCGCTGCGGCCGCAAGACGGCCTCGCTGGCGGAGGGTCTGGGCGAGCCGGGGCCTTCGGCGGCTACGGCCCGGACGCTGTTCATGTTGACGGGGCTGGCCATGTTTCCGTCGATGATGCCGCAGCTCGGGCGCATCATCCTGCGCGACGCGGCCGACGATCACGACGCCATCCGCGACCAGATCGCCGCCTTCGTCGCCGCCGCCCTCAAGTAG
- a CDS encoding MFS transporter, translating to MTLTISRTPRLRPPVPATAPFASTLTAFTLTAILVSGQLYVVIPLLHDMAAGWGSSAGGLTWLVTAFGIGYGVGFLVFGPLSDRYGRRRVLMIGLPLAALTTALVALSPSPEVALGLRALQGVAVAMFPPAAMAYLGERLEPRRRVAAIAAVTGAFLASAVVLQVAAQLLVEVIGWRGLFGISAAGFVVAWLGVRAVMLPDPPRDRTETAYPVLETPRPGPASAPMAPASARSVPASDSTAPASARSVPASDPTAPASAGGGRHLAGSLLSAYRPLPGLLFHRVLTLRYLATIMLMVGFVAVYTGLQIYGVSSPAELLALRAAGLPSIVLVPLLMPWLARIRMTTRAVAFLAVAALTLAVIGLTGTAVLVLLLALYVAAITGGLPSMNESISAEAGQARGTALALFSAALAVGGSVGPQVAAAFGGFTPLMYGLAIGMATAALFILVSTWTAGKKRTTLL from the coding sequence ATGACGCTCACGATTTCCCGCACTCCACGGCTACGGCCGCCCGTCCCCGCCACCGCCCCCTTCGCGAGCACGCTGACGGCGTTCACGCTCACCGCGATCCTGGTCAGCGGGCAGTTGTACGTCGTGATCCCCCTCCTGCACGACATGGCCGCCGGCTGGGGTTCCTCTGCCGGTGGGCTGACGTGGCTGGTGACCGCGTTCGGCATCGGCTATGGCGTCGGGTTCCTGGTGTTCGGTCCGCTTTCTGATCGGTACGGGCGGCGCAGGGTGTTGATGATCGGGCTGCCGCTGGCCGCGCTGACGACGGCGCTGGTGGCCTTGAGTCCGTCGCCCGAGGTGGCGCTGGGGTTGCGGGCGCTGCAGGGGGTGGCGGTGGCGATGTTCCCGCCCGCCGCGATGGCGTACCTGGGGGAGCGGCTGGAGCCGCGCCGTCGCGTGGCCGCCATCGCGGCGGTGACCGGCGCGTTCCTCGCCTCCGCCGTGGTGCTGCAGGTCGCCGCTCAGCTGCTCGTCGAGGTGATCGGCTGGCGGGGGTTGTTCGGGATCTCGGCGGCCGGGTTCGTGGTCGCGTGGCTGGGGGTGCGCGCGGTCATGCTGCCCGACCCACCTCGCGACCGCACCGAGACGGCGTACCCGGTACTCGAGACCCCGCGTCCCGGGCCCGCGTCCGCGCCCATGGCACCCGCGTCCGCGCGGTCGGTGCCCGCATCCGACTCCACGGCGCCTGCGTCCGCGCGGTCGGTGCCCGCATCCGACCCCACGGCGCCTGCGTCCGCCGGCGGCGGGCGCCACCTCGCCGGATCGTTGCTGTCCGCCTACCGCCCGCTTCCCGGCCTGCTGTTCCACCGGGTCCTGACCCTGCGCTACCTGGCCACGATCATGCTGATGGTCGGCTTCGTGGCCGTCTACACCGGCCTGCAGATCTACGGCGTCAGCTCCCCCGCCGAACTGCTCGCCCTGCGGGCCGCCGGCCTGCCGTCGATCGTGCTCGTGCCGCTCCTCATGCCCTGGCTGGCCAGGATCCGCATGACGACCAGGGCGGTGGCGTTCCTGGCGGTCGCCGCGCTCACCCTCGCCGTGATCGGCCTCACCGGTACCGCCGTGCTGGTGCTCCTGCTCGCCCTGTACGTGGCCGCCATCACCGGTGGCCTGCCCAGCATGAACGAGTCCATCTCGGCGGAGGCCGGACAGGCCAGGGGCACGGCGCTGGCGTTGTTCTCCGCCGCGCTCGCGGTGGGGGGCAGTGTCGGGCCGCAGGTGGCCGCCGCGTTCGGTGGTTTCACCCCGCTCATGTACGGCCTCGCGATCGGGATGGCGACGGCCGCCCTGTTCATCCTGGTCTCCACCTGGACGGCAGGGAAGAAGAGGACGACGCTGCTGTGA
- a CDS encoding acyl-CoA dehydrogenase family protein: MAGFCPEPSDDVIQVRDWVHAFARDVIRPAGAEWDEREETPWPVIQEAAKIGLYSLDFFATQWFEESGLALPVAFEEIFWGDAGIGLSITGTGLAAAALAANGTPEQMGEWLPQMFGTENDVKLGAFCASEPDAGSDVGAIRTRAVPDGDDWVLNGVKTWATNGGIANVHVVVASVDPSLGTRGQASFVIPPGTPGLSMGQKFRKHGIRASHTAEVVLEDVRVPGSCLLGGKEKLEARLARVRKGERAGEQAAMRTFETTRPSVAAMAVGIARAGFEYARDYAREREQFGRRIGENQAIAFLLAEMATRVDVARLLTWRAAWMARNGRQFEQAEGSMSKLVAGETAVWVTEQAIQILGGAGYTREHPVERFHRDAKIYTIFEGTSEIQRLIIGRAVTGLPVR, encoded by the coding sequence ATGGCCGGGTTCTGTCCGGAGCCGAGTGACGACGTGATCCAGGTGCGTGACTGGGTGCACGCGTTCGCCCGCGACGTGATCCGCCCCGCGGGCGCCGAGTGGGACGAGCGGGAGGAGACCCCCTGGCCCGTCATCCAGGAGGCGGCCAAGATCGGGCTGTACTCCCTCGACTTCTTCGCCACGCAGTGGTTCGAGGAGAGCGGGCTGGCGTTGCCGGTGGCGTTCGAGGAGATCTTCTGGGGTGACGCGGGCATCGGCCTGTCGATCACCGGCACCGGCCTGGCCGCCGCGGCGCTGGCCGCCAACGGCACCCCCGAGCAGATGGGGGAGTGGCTGCCGCAGATGTTCGGCACGGAGAACGACGTCAAGCTGGGCGCGTTCTGCGCCTCCGAGCCGGACGCCGGCTCCGACGTCGGCGCCATCCGCACCCGCGCCGTCCCCGACGGCGACGACTGGGTGCTCAACGGCGTCAAGACCTGGGCCACGAACGGCGGCATCGCCAACGTGCACGTCGTCGTCGCCTCGGTGGACCCGTCGCTGGGCACCAGGGGGCAGGCCTCGTTCGTCATCCCGCCCGGCACACCGGGGCTGTCGATGGGCCAGAAGTTCCGCAAGCACGGCATCCGCGCCTCCCACACCGCCGAGGTCGTGCTGGAGGACGTCCGGGTGCCCGGCTCGTGCCTGCTCGGCGGCAAGGAGAAGCTGGAGGCCAGGCTGGCGCGCGTACGGAAGGGCGAGCGGGCGGGGGAGCAGGCGGCGATGCGCACCTTCGAGACCACCCGCCCGTCGGTGGCCGCGATGGCGGTGGGCATCGCCCGCGCCGGCTTCGAGTACGCCAGGGACTACGCCCGCGAGCGCGAGCAGTTCGGCCGCCGGATCGGCGAGAACCAGGCCATCGCCTTCCTGCTCGCCGAGATGGCCACCCGGGTGGACGTGGCCCGGCTGCTGACCTGGCGGGCCGCGTGGATGGCCAGGAACGGCAGGCAGTTCGAGCAGGCGGAGGGCTCGATGTCGAAGCTGGTGGCCGGGGAGACGGCGGTGTGGGTGACCGAGCAGGCGATCCAGATCCTCGGCGGGGCCGGGTACACCAGGGAGCATCCGGTGGAGCGCTTCCACCGGGATGCCAAGATCTACACGATCTTCGAGGGGACGAGCGAGATCCAGCGCCTGATCATCGGCCGCGCCGTCACCGGCCTCCCCGTCCGCTGA